The Pseudomonas cavernicola DNA segment TGGCAGCGGTTATGGGGTGCTGGCGAACCACTCGCTGGTGATGGCCAACTACATCTCGCGGGCCAACGCCGCGATCATCGACCTGCGTCAGTTGCTGAGCCAGGGCTGATCGATGGCTTTTTCACCCAGAGAGGCGGCCCACCGGGCAGCCTCCGACGCAGAACGGATCGCCTGGGTCGATGAGGTCGATCAACTCCTTGGTGGCATGCCGCGGTTAGCCCTGCGCGAGCGCGGGCTGATCGGCCGCGGCACCTTTATCCTGTTGTTCAACTCGGCCGGTGAGCTCTGCGTGCATCGGCGCACGCTGAGCAAGGCGCTGTACCCCGGTTATTGGGATGTGGCCGCTGGCGGTATGGTGCTGGAGGGCGAGAGTTACGCCGAGTCCGCGGCCCGTGAGCTGGAAGAAGAGCTGGGGATTGCTGGAGTGCCCTTGCGCGAGCACGAGCATTTCTTCTTCGATCAGCCGGACAACCGTCTCTGGTGCGCGGTGTTTTCCGCCGTCTCCGATGCGCCGTTACGGCTGCAACCGGAAGAGGTACTGGAAGCCCGCTTCATGCCGATCGAGGCCGCGCTGGCCGAGGCGCAAGACAAACCTTTCTGCCCCGACTCCCTGGCT contains these protein-coding regions:
- a CDS encoding NUDIX hydrolase; the encoded protein is MAFSPREAAHRAASDAERIAWVDEVDQLLGGMPRLALRERGLIGRGTFILLFNSAGELCVHRRTLSKALYPGYWDVAAGGMVLEGESYAESAARELEEELGIAGVPLREHEHFFFDQPDNRLWCAVFSAVSDAPLRLQPEEVLEARFMPIEAALAEAQDKPFCPDSLAALKRYLA